The following are from one region of the Isoalcanivorax indicus genome:
- a CDS encoding flavin prenyltransferase UbiX has translation MSDTSSPWSTRVTLAFTGASGAQYGLRLLQCLLAANAEVFVILSKAARVVIGTETDLRLPAGTGAAETALREYVQVDQGRLVVCGLEQWTAPVASGSGAPAAMVVCPCSTGTLSAIATGASNNLIERAADVAIKEGRKLILVPRESPFSAIHLENMLKLARLGVTIMPAAPGFYHQPQSVNDLVDFMAARLLDHLGVAQTLVPRWGEHGG, from the coding sequence ATGAGCGACACATCATCACCCTGGTCCACCCGCGTCACGCTGGCGTTCACGGGCGCATCCGGTGCCCAGTATGGCTTGCGTCTGCTGCAATGCCTGCTGGCGGCCAACGCCGAAGTGTTCGTGATCCTGTCGAAAGCCGCGCGCGTGGTGATCGGCACGGAAACGGATCTGCGCCTGCCTGCGGGCACCGGCGCTGCGGAAACCGCATTGCGGGAATACGTGCAGGTCGATCAGGGCAGGCTGGTGGTGTGTGGTCTGGAACAATGGACCGCGCCGGTAGCGTCTGGCTCCGGTGCGCCAGCGGCAATGGTGGTGTGCCCGTGTTCCACCGGCACCCTGTCGGCGATCGCCACGGGCGCCAGCAACAACCTGATCGAGCGCGCCGCCGACGTCGCCATCAAGGAAGGCCGCAAGCTGATTCTGGTGCCGCGGGAATCGCCGTTTTCCGCCATCCATCTGGAAAACATGCTCAAGCTGGCGCGTCTGGGGGTGACCATCATGCCTGCTGCGCCCGGCTTTTATCACCAGCCGCAAAGCGTGAATGATCTGGTCGATTTCATGGCCGCGCGCCTGCTCGACCATCTCGGTGTGGCGCAGACGCTGGTACCGCGCTGGGGTGAGCACGGGGGCTGA
- a CDS encoding MotA/TolQ/ExbB proton channel family protein, giving the protein MPVSAVESSALPAWFLAGGPAMWLLAVLSVISLAVLLSKVVQFLRVKPLATPAADDALGALARGDRGAAKAALTSPATPADRVIASALSLARPGVTAVQWQEEVLRQARAELEALRGGLRLLEVVGTLAPLIGLLGTVFGMISAFQQLEMAGSQVDPALLSGGIWEALLTTAAGLVVAIPALAAFHWCDRTIEQCRHTMEDRLARLRVQLNGRLSSAEEGHQETEADPAHAY; this is encoded by the coding sequence ATGCCCGTTTCCGCCGTCGAATCCTCTGCCTTGCCCGCCTGGTTCCTGGCCGGTGGCCCTGCCATGTGGCTGCTGGCGGTGCTGTCGGTGATCTCCCTCGCCGTACTGCTGAGCAAGGTGGTGCAGTTCCTGCGCGTCAAACCGCTGGCCACACCCGCCGCCGATGATGCCCTGGGCGCACTGGCCCGTGGCGATCGCGGCGCTGCCAAAGCAGCCCTCACGAGCCCGGCCACCCCGGCAGACCGCGTGATCGCCAGCGCCCTGTCTTTGGCCCGCCCCGGCGTCACCGCCGTGCAATGGCAGGAGGAAGTCCTGCGCCAGGCGCGCGCCGAGCTGGAAGCCCTGCGCGGCGGCCTGCGACTGCTGGAAGTGGTCGGCACCCTGGCGCCCCTGATCGGTCTGCTCGGCACCGTATTCGGCATGATCAGCGCCTTCCAGCAGCTGGAGATGGCCGGCTCCCAGGTGGACCCTGCCCTGCTTTCCGGCGGCATCTGGGAAGCCCTGCTGACCACTGCGGCCGGCCTGGTCGTGGCGATTCCTGCTCTGGCGGCCTTTCACTGGTGCGACCGCACCATCGAACAATGCCGCCACACCATGGAAGACCGTCTGGCGCGCCTGCGGGTGCAACTCAACGGTCGCCTGAGCAGCGCTGAAGAAGGGCATCAGGAAACCGAAGCCGACCCGGCCCACGCCTACTGA
- a CDS encoding 6-phosphofructokinase, with protein sequence MARKNAFYAQSGGVTAVINASAAGVIEAARASKVIGKVYAGRNGILGALTEDLIDTSKESKATIAALRHTPGGAFGSCRYKLKDLETSRRQYERLIEVFKAHDIGYFFYNGGGDSADTCLKVSQLAETMGYPIQAIHVPKTVDNDLPITDCSPGFGSVAKYTAVSIREAALDVQSMCSTSTKVFVMEVMGRHAGWIAAAAGLAQEQDGDAPHIILFPEIAFNEEKFLKKVQQTVKKHGYCVIAVSEGARYQDGTFLADAGSTDAFGHKQLGGVAPVLAQKVKDALGYKYHWAVPDYLQRSGRHLASATDLEQAYAVGRAAVEMAEAGKNAVMPAIIRGKGKRYSWSIQEAPLAKVANVEKMMPRSFITRDGFGITEAARDYLLPLIQGEAETPFRNGMPVHARLKAVPVPKKLKGKFEI encoded by the coding sequence ATGGCCCGCAAAAACGCTTTCTACGCCCAGTCCGGTGGTGTCACCGCCGTCATCAATGCCTCCGCCGCCGGGGTCATTGAAGCCGCCCGGGCCAGCAAGGTGATCGGCAAGGTCTATGCGGGCCGCAACGGTATCCTCGGCGCCCTCACCGAAGACCTGATCGACACCAGCAAGGAAAGCAAGGCCACCATCGCCGCCCTGCGTCATACGCCCGGCGGTGCCTTCGGTTCCTGCCGCTACAAGCTCAAGGATCTGGAGACGTCGCGACGCCAGTACGAGCGTCTGATCGAGGTGTTCAAGGCCCACGACATCGGCTACTTCTTCTATAACGGCGGCGGTGATTCCGCCGACACCTGCCTGAAGGTATCGCAGCTGGCGGAAACCATGGGCTACCCGATCCAGGCGATTCATGTGCCCAAGACCGTGGACAACGACCTGCCGATCACCGACTGCTCGCCCGGCTTTGGCTCGGTGGCGAAATACACCGCCGTCTCCATCCGTGAAGCCGCGCTGGACGTGCAATCCATGTGCTCCACGTCCACCAAGGTGTTCGTGATGGAAGTGATGGGTCGCCATGCGGGCTGGATTGCTGCTGCCGCCGGGCTGGCCCAGGAGCAGGACGGCGATGCGCCGCATATCATCCTGTTCCCGGAAATTGCCTTCAACGAAGAAAAATTCCTGAAGAAAGTCCAGCAGACCGTCAAGAAACACGGCTACTGCGTCATCGCCGTGTCGGAAGGCGCGCGTTACCAGGACGGCACCTTCCTGGCAGACGCCGGCTCCACCGACGCCTTTGGCCACAAGCAGCTCGGCGGCGTGGCGCCCGTGCTGGCGCAGAAAGTGAAAGACGCCCTGGGCTACAAGTACCACTGGGCGGTGCCCGACTATCTGCAACGCTCGGGTCGCCATCTGGCTTCGGCCACGGATCTGGAACAAGCCTATGCCGTCGGCCGCGCCGCCGTGGAAATGGCGGAAGCGGGGAAGAATGCCGTGATGCCGGCCATCATTCGGGGCAAAGGCAAACGCTACAGCTGGAGCATTCAGGAAGCGCCGCTGGCCAAGGTGGCCAACGTGGAAAAAATGATGCCGCGCAGTTTTATCACCCGCGATGGCTTCGGCATCACTGAGGCGGCCCGCGACTATCTGCTGCCCCTGATCCAGGGCGAGGCGGAAACGCCGTTCCGCAACGGCATGCCGGTCCATGCACGCCTGAAAGCGGTGCCCGTGCCGAAGAAACTGAAAGGCAAATTCGAGATCTGA
- a CDS encoding ExbD/TolR family protein — protein sequence MHINEHSHRTPTIGLTPLIDVVFILLVFFMLATRFGAWQDLPVRVSSPSTTPVVADDTVRQVQVREDGQVDLDGDTVSLEALEQALRRDPQRATRVTGADGASVQSIMRVVDILQDAGLTEARLELMR from the coding sequence ATGCATATCAATGAGCACAGTCACCGCACGCCGACCATCGGCCTGACACCCCTGATCGACGTGGTGTTCATCCTGCTGGTGTTCTTCATGCTCGCCACCCGCTTTGGCGCCTGGCAGGACTTGCCGGTGCGCGTCAGCAGCCCTTCCACCACCCCCGTGGTTGCCGACGACACGGTCCGTCAGGTGCAGGTGCGCGAGGATGGCCAGGTGGATCTGGATGGTGACACCGTTTCTCTGGAGGCGCTGGAACAGGCCCTGCGCCGTGACCCGCAACGCGCGACCCGCGTTACCGGCGCCGACGGCGCCTCGGTGCAGAGCATCATGCGCGTGGTGGACATCCTTCAGGACGCCGGGCTGACCGAAGCCCGGCTGGAGCTGATGCGATGA
- a CDS encoding porin: MRHAPRLALPLLIAPLLTAPPLATAQPVEIYGRMNASVDFLDTDGNGEALNLSSNNSRIGFRGDHYFEAHDLTLLWQAETTLRIDNQGGEWIDRDTFVGARGDWGLVRFGKFNTPLKNLRGQVDFFADQVGDARNVLRNRIAGPEGQGPIGWDERFRNGIAYRTPVWHGVTGDLHYATRLDGNGTSTSDTNAWSASVSWQGSRTYVAVAHEQQQYVAAIPAGDPGAGLLTDDQYRRKATRVAGWQDIGPLRLAALYQYADNPDDKAYGGGARYTLDERWALKTQVYRLDADDDDLRADLYAVGVDYTLARNMLFYFSYAWIDNEDAATLRPYVQGRTTGGGGELATVPGGSPAGLSLGGSYRF, translated from the coding sequence ATGCGCCACGCCCCCCGGCTTGCCCTGCCCCTGCTGATCGCCCCGCTGCTGACTGCCCCGCCGCTGGCCACGGCCCAGCCCGTGGAAATCTATGGTCGCATGAATGCCTCTGTGGATTTTCTGGATACCGATGGCAACGGTGAGGCCCTGAACCTGTCCAGCAACAACAGCCGGATCGGCTTCCGGGGCGATCATTATTTCGAGGCCCATGATCTGACCTTGCTGTGGCAGGCGGAAACCACCTTGCGCATCGACAACCAGGGGGGCGAGTGGATTGATCGCGATACCTTTGTCGGGGCACGCGGCGACTGGGGACTGGTGCGTTTCGGCAAGTTCAACACCCCGCTGAAGAACCTGCGTGGCCAGGTGGACTTTTTCGCCGATCAGGTCGGCGATGCACGGAACGTGTTGCGCAACCGGATTGCAGGCCCCGAGGGCCAGGGGCCGATAGGTTGGGATGAGCGTTTTCGCAACGGCATCGCCTACCGCACCCCCGTCTGGCATGGCGTCACGGGTGATCTTCACTATGCGACCCGCCTTGACGGCAATGGCACCTCGACCTCCGACACCAACGCCTGGAGCGCCTCGGTCAGTTGGCAGGGCAGCCGCACCTATGTCGCCGTCGCGCATGAGCAACAGCAGTACGTTGCAGCAATACCAGCAGGCGACCCCGGCGCCGGTCTGTTGACCGACGATCAGTACCGCCGCAAGGCCACCCGCGTAGCCGGTTGGCAAGACATCGGCCCGCTGCGGCTCGCCGCCCTGTACCAGTACGCCGACAATCCGGATGACAAGGCCTATGGTGGTGGCGCGCGATATACCCTGGACGAACGCTGGGCCCTGAAAACCCAGGTCTACCGGCTGGATGCTGACGACGATGACCTGCGGGCGGATCTGTATGCCGTCGGCGTGGACTATACGCTGGCCCGCAATATGCTGTTCTACTTCAGCTACGCGTGGATCGATAACGAAGACGCGGCCACCCTGCGGCCTTATGTGCAGGGCCGTACCACAGGCGGCGGCGGTGAACTGGCCACCGTGCCGGGCGGCAGCCCCGCCGGTCTTTCACTGGGGGGCAGTTACCGCTTCTGA
- a CDS encoding DUF2214 family protein, whose protein sequence is MTAALIAAIHYLGVMLIAATLLVEFLTLKGGLSRPLLDRLVRVDVLYGLAALAVLITGFLRITVAYGKGPAFYMQSMVFHTKVGLFIVMGLISIVPTIRFLRWRKAAAAGQPLPTAQSIDGTRKLVLVELHILFVLPFLAAIMARGLM, encoded by the coding sequence ATGACCGCAGCACTGATTGCAGCCATTCACTATCTCGGCGTGATGTTGATCGCGGCCACCTTGCTGGTGGAGTTCCTGACCTTGAAGGGAGGTCTCAGTCGTCCGTTGCTGGATCGACTGGTGCGTGTGGATGTGCTGTATGGCCTGGCGGCGCTGGCGGTGCTGATTACCGGCTTCCTGCGCATTACCGTGGCCTACGGCAAGGGCCCGGCCTTCTACATGCAGAGCATGGTGTTTCACACCAAGGTCGGTCTGTTTATTGTGATGGGGCTGATTTCCATTGTGCCGACGATCCGGTTTCTGCGCTGGCGCAAGGCGGCGGCCGCAGGCCAGCCGCTGCCCACCGCGCAGTCCATCGATGGCACCCGCAAGCTGGTGCTGGTGGAACTGCATATCCTGTTCGTATTGCCCTTCCTTGCCGCGATCATGGCGCGCGGGTTGATGTAA
- a CDS encoding ExbD/TolR family protein has translation MRRGLLTEQPPRRPALEPALPLINVVFLLLVFFMVAGQVAPNRIDVQPPETRMPLAEEADSLLLTLDRDGNLSQQGEALTLADLPALLPQPEEGTDKMPPVRLLTDADTRLDAMRPVLTALQQAGVREVRLVSRSAP, from the coding sequence ATGAGACGCGGCCTGCTGACCGAACAACCGCCACGCCGCCCGGCACTGGAACCGGCCCTGCCGCTGATCAATGTGGTCTTCCTGCTGCTGGTGTTTTTCATGGTGGCCGGCCAGGTCGCGCCCAACCGCATCGACGTGCAGCCGCCGGAAACACGCATGCCACTGGCCGAAGAAGCCGATTCGCTGCTGCTGACTCTGGACCGCGACGGCAACCTGTCGCAACAGGGCGAAGCGCTGACGCTGGCAGACCTGCCCGCCTTGCTGCCGCAGCCTGAAGAAGGCACAGACAAGATGCCGCCAGTGCGGCTGCTCACCGATGCCGACACCCGACTGGACGCCATGCGCCCGGTACTGACCGCCTTGCAACAGGCCGGGGTACGCGAGGTACGGCTGGTGTCGCGGAGCGCACCATGA
- a CDS encoding serine hydrolase domain-containing protein, which translates to MRTRIVLLALLALLVAATLWWFRPWSPYSPSAMTRLFHPEYRLDNFRAMERVFPYTTLKASDTPRPFPRAAQPGSLPETFTYQGETVDTQEFLERTETTGLMILRAGEIQMEEYFQGTDPTSRLTSWSMAKTVVSTLIAMAWADGLIDSLDDPVRQYVPELDGKAYGDVTVHDLLRMATGIDFDETYHDHFSDINQLFYRVFLFGHSAREVVANRPAAGPPGERFHYISPNTQVLAWVLEAATGERLSDYATRRLWQPLGMEDDALWNLDQHGDELGFCCLNATLRDYAKLGQLHLQQGVWDGEALLPDNWVFDATRRPEPWLAAGHGYAERGYGYHLWTPENPDGEYFFNGVWGQTIWIDENADVVIVKTSVDPEFRAHTGEMIAFMRGVTAHY; encoded by the coding sequence ATGCGTACCCGCATTGTTCTGCTGGCGTTGCTGGCATTGCTTGTTGCCGCCACCCTCTGGTGGTTCCGCCCCTGGTCTCCCTATTCCCCCAGTGCCATGACGCGCCTGTTTCATCCGGAATACCGGCTGGATAACTTCCGCGCCATGGAGCGTGTGTTTCCCTATACGACGCTGAAAGCCAGCGATACGCCACGCCCCTTCCCCCGGGCAGCGCAGCCCGGCTCGCTGCCAGAGACCTTTACCTACCAGGGCGAAACCGTCGACACGCAGGAATTTCTGGAACGCACCGAAACCACCGGCCTGATGATCCTGCGGGCGGGCGAAATCCAGATGGAGGAATACTTTCAGGGCACCGACCCCACATCGCGCCTGACCTCCTGGTCGATGGCGAAAACCGTGGTCAGCACCCTGATCGCCATGGCCTGGGCGGATGGCCTGATCGACTCACTGGATGATCCGGTGCGTCAGTACGTGCCCGAACTCGACGGCAAGGCCTACGGTGATGTGACCGTGCACGATCTGTTGCGCATGGCCACCGGTATCGATTTTGACGAGACCTATCACGATCATTTCTCCGATATCAATCAGCTGTTCTATCGTGTTTTCCTGTTCGGCCACTCCGCCCGCGAGGTGGTGGCCAACCGCCCCGCCGCCGGGCCGCCCGGCGAGCGCTTCCACTACATCAGCCCGAACACGCAGGTGCTGGCCTGGGTGCTGGAAGCCGCCACCGGCGAACGCTTGAGTGATTACGCCACACGACGCCTGTGGCAGCCGCTGGGTATGGAGGACGATGCGCTATGGAATCTGGATCAGCACGGCGATGAGCTGGGGTTCTGTTGCCTGAATGCGACGCTGCGCGACTACGCCAAACTGGGCCAGCTGCACCTGCAGCAGGGCGTGTGGGACGGGGAAGCGCTGTTGCCCGACAACTGGGTGTTCGACGCCACCCGACGCCCGGAACCCTGGCTGGCCGCCGGGCACGGCTACGCCGAGCGCGGTTACGGCTACCACCTGTGGACACCGGAAAATCCCGACGGCGAATATTTTTTCAATGGCGTCTGGGGGCAGACCATCTGGATCGACGAGAACGCCGATGTCGTGATCGTAAAAACCAGCGTTGACCCCGAGTTCAGAGCACATACCGGCGAAATGATTGCCTTCATGCGCGGCGTCACCGCGCACTATTAA
- the chrA gene encoding chromate efflux transporter — MPPAPAMTPHSDAPVQEIPLREAFRVWLRIGLLSFGGPAGQIALMQRILIDEKGWISEKRFLHALNYCMLLPGPEAIQLAIYIGWLLHRTRGGLMAGLLFLLPGVIALMALSLLYALAGNLDWVEALFFGLKAAVLAIVVSAVVRLAGRALGTPVRYLIAAGAFVALFALGAPFPLVVLGAGLLGLVGGLRGWQSFQPPAPAEGGSDDRHLHSAPPSRWHVPRTLAIWLPLWLLPVALLALTLGGDNVFTRIGLFFSQLAVVTFGGAYAVLSYMAQQAVENYGWLSAGEMLDGLGLAETTPGPLIMIVQFVGFLGGLRDSGLDPILGGILGGLLATWVTFVPCFLWIFMGAPYVEGLRQRPAISGALAAITAAVVGVILNLALWFAVHVLFAQVGEWRAGLLALPRPEWATLEPWALVLVLFALACQFVFRLGLFSVLGLCASAGLLIGLLFA; from the coding sequence ATGCCACCGGCCCCCGCCATGACCCCGCACAGTGATGCCCCGGTACAAGAGATTCCGCTGCGTGAAGCTTTCCGTGTATGGCTGCGCATCGGCCTGCTCAGCTTTGGCGGGCCCGCCGGGCAGATCGCGCTGATGCAGCGCATCCTGATCGACGAGAAAGGCTGGATCAGTGAAAAGCGCTTCCTGCACGCGCTGAACTACTGCATGTTGCTGCCCGGACCCGAGGCCATCCAGCTGGCGATCTATATAGGCTGGCTGCTGCACCGCACTCGCGGTGGTCTCATGGCCGGGCTGCTTTTCCTGCTGCCCGGCGTGATCGCATTGATGGCTCTGAGCCTGCTGTACGCGCTGGCGGGTAACCTGGACTGGGTCGAGGCCCTGTTCTTCGGGCTCAAGGCGGCGGTGCTGGCCATCGTGGTCAGTGCCGTGGTGCGTCTGGCCGGGCGTGCGCTGGGAACGCCAGTGCGCTACCTGATCGCGGCAGGCGCCTTCGTTGCCCTGTTCGCCCTGGGGGCGCCGTTCCCCCTGGTGGTGCTGGGCGCAGGGTTGCTCGGTCTGGTCGGTGGGCTACGTGGCTGGCAGAGTTTTCAGCCCCCCGCGCCTGCAGAAGGCGGCAGTGATGATCGCCATCTGCACAGCGCGCCGCCGTCGCGCTGGCATGTGCCGCGCACGCTCGCCATCTGGCTGCCCTTGTGGCTGTTGCCCGTGGCGTTGCTGGCGCTGACCCTGGGCGGTGACAACGTCTTTACCCGTATCGGGTTGTTCTTCAGCCAACTGGCGGTGGTGACGTTCGGTGGGGCCTACGCGGTACTCAGCTACATGGCCCAGCAGGCGGTCGAGAATTACGGCTGGCTGTCCGCTGGCGAAATGCTCGACGGTCTCGGGCTGGCGGAAACCACCCCCGGGCCCCTGATTATGATCGTGCAGTTTGTCGGTTTTCTCGGCGGCCTGCGTGACAGCGGGCTGGACCCGATTCTCGGCGGCATCCTGGGTGGTCTGCTGGCCACCTGGGTCACCTTTGTGCCGTGCTTTCTGTGGATATTCATGGGCGCGCCTTACGTGGAAGGGCTGCGCCAGCGTCCGGCCATCAGTGGCGCGCTGGCCGCCATCACCGCGGCCGTGGTCGGTGTCATTCTCAATCTGGCACTCTGGTTTGCCGTGCATGTGCTGTTTGCACAGGTGGGCGAGTGGCGCGCCGGACTTCTGGCGCTGCCCCGACCGGAATGGGCAACGCTGGAGCCCTGGGCGCTGGTGCTGGTGCTGTTCGCACTGGCCTGCCAGTTCGTGTTCCGGCTGGGGCTGTTTTCGGTGCTGGGGCTGTGTGCCTCAGCAGGCCTGTTAATCGGCCTGCTATTCGCGTGA
- a CDS encoding energy transducer TonB, translated as MTATDLTPRRSRLWLWVLVSLAVHAVVLLSREPDTLAGGRPGQQQAMTLSLAEYSEAPAPEAEDTEAPVQPEPEPEPEPEPEPEPEPEPEPEPEPEPEPEPVVTTPPTQVVDTPRDTPQERATTDSAQADAAERARAGEIGEGADMAGQVENDYNLYLGKIRDAIERHKEYPAQARLRSQEGVVEVRFEVNGNGRVDNIEVLNSSGSRILDMSTERMLRRLRLPEPPDSIADRIAGGITVPVAYTLN; from the coding sequence ATGACAGCCACCGATCTGACACCCCGGCGTAGCCGCCTGTGGCTGTGGGTGCTGGTGTCACTGGCTGTACACGCGGTGGTATTGCTGAGCCGCGAACCGGACACGCTGGCCGGCGGACGCCCCGGCCAGCAACAGGCCATGACCTTGTCACTGGCAGAATACAGCGAAGCCCCCGCACCGGAGGCTGAAGACACCGAAGCGCCGGTGCAGCCGGAGCCAGAACCCGAACCGGAGCCTGAGCCGGAACCGGAACCCGAGCCTGAGCCTGAGCCTGAGCCCGAACCAGAGCCTGAGCCGGAGCCCGTGGTCACCACGCCCCCCACGCAGGTTGTGGACACCCCGCGCGACACACCGCAGGAACGGGCCACCACTGACAGCGCACAGGCGGATGCCGCCGAGCGCGCCCGTGCCGGTGAAATCGGTGAGGGTGCGGACATGGCCGGGCAGGTGGAGAACGACTACAACCTGTACCTGGGCAAGATTCGCGACGCCATCGAGCGCCACAAGGAATACCCGGCCCAGGCCCGGCTGCGCAGCCAGGAAGGCGTGGTCGAAGTGCGCTTCGAGGTCAACGGCAACGGCCGCGTGGACAATATCGAAGTGCTCAACAGTTCCGGCAGCCGCATTCTGGATATGTCCACCGAACGCATGTTGCGCCGCCTGCGTCTGCCGGAACCGCCGGACAGCATTGCCGATCGCATCGCCGGCGGCATCACCGTGCCGGTGGCCTATACCCTGAACTGA
- the mpl gene encoding UDP-N-acetylmuramate:L-alanyl-gamma-D-glutamyl-meso-diaminopimelate ligase — MHIHILGICGTFMGSLAQLARALGHQVTGSDQHVYPPMSDQLAQAGIEVREGYDPAHLDPAPDLVVIGNAMRRGNPAVEQVLDKGLPYTSGPQWLAEHVLQGRWVLAVSGTHGKTTTASLLAWILEHNGLAPGYLIGGVPGNFGVSARLGETPFFVVEADEYDTAFFDKRSKFVHYRPRTLVMNNLEFDHADIFADLAAIETQFHHLVRTVPGQGRIILPTGEDALERVLERGCWSEVERFGDGSEIEVTRHSDDASSFSVVETGREPARVDWDMTGEHNLRNAVAAMLAARHVGVTLADGAAALNAFSGVKRRMELVGEVGGVQVFDDFAHHPTAIALTLEGLRKRVGPQGRIIAVIEPRSNTMRMGRHREQLAASTAAASEVVWYQPPGMDWSLAPVADAGPVPARVAGDLEALIAELAGTRGPAHIVIMSNGGFGGIHRRLVNALQQTG, encoded by the coding sequence ATGCACATTCATATCCTGGGTATCTGCGGCACCTTCATGGGCAGCCTGGCGCAACTGGCGCGGGCACTGGGCCATCAGGTGACCGGCTCTGATCAGCACGTCTATCCCCCCATGAGCGATCAGCTGGCGCAGGCCGGTATCGAGGTGCGAGAAGGCTATGATCCGGCGCACCTGGACCCGGCGCCGGACCTGGTGGTGATTGGCAACGCCATGAGGCGGGGCAATCCGGCGGTCGAGCAGGTGCTGGACAAGGGGTTGCCGTATACCTCTGGCCCGCAGTGGCTGGCCGAGCATGTGCTGCAGGGCCGCTGGGTGCTGGCGGTGTCCGGCACCCACGGCAAGACCACCACCGCCAGTCTGCTCGCCTGGATTCTGGAGCATAACGGCCTGGCGCCGGGTTACCTGATTGGCGGCGTGCCGGGCAATTTCGGTGTCTCTGCCCGGCTCGGGGAGACGCCCTTCTTTGTTGTCGAGGCCGATGAGTACGACACCGCCTTTTTCGACAAGCGTTCCAAATTCGTGCATTACCGCCCGCGCACGCTGGTCATGAACAACCTGGAATTCGATCACGCGGATATCTTTGCCGACCTGGCCGCCATTGAAACCCAGTTCCACCATCTGGTGCGCACCGTGCCCGGGCAGGGGCGCATCATCCTGCCGACCGGTGAAGACGCCCTGGAGCGGGTGCTGGAGCGGGGTTGCTGGAGTGAGGTGGAGCGCTTTGGCGACGGCAGCGAGATCGAGGTGACACGTCACAGCGATGATGCCTCGTCCTTCTCCGTGGTCGAGACCGGACGAGAACCGGCGCGGGTGGACTGGGACATGACCGGCGAGCACAACCTGCGCAATGCGGTGGCCGCCATGCTGGCCGCGCGTCATGTCGGTGTGACCCTGGCCGATGGCGCCGCAGCCCTGAACGCCTTCAGCGGCGTCAAGCGACGGATGGAGCTGGTGGGCGAGGTCGGCGGGGTGCAGGTGTTCGATGATTTTGCCCACCATCCCACCGCCATCGCCCTGACGCTGGAAGGGCTGCGCAAACGGGTCGGCCCGCAGGGCCGGATCATCGCGGTGATCGAGCCGCGCTCCAATACCATGCGCATGGGCCGTCATCGGGAACAGCTGGCGGCCAGCACGGCGGCGGCCAGCGAGGTGGTCTGGTATCAGCCGCCGGGCATGGACTGGTCGCTGGCGCCGGTGGCCGACGCTGGCCCCGTGCCCGCGCGCGTGGCTGGCGATCTGGAGGCCCTGATTGCCGAGCTGGCGGGGACGCGCGGGCCGGCGCATATCGTTATCATGAGCAATGGCGGCTTTGGGGGTATCCATCGCCGACTGGTCAACGCCCTACAACAGACAGGATAA